In Vreelandella piezotolerans, one genomic interval encodes:
- a CDS encoding DUF262 domain-containing protein — MSSIKGAELKLHKVFSSDFQFEIPDYQRPYSWQIEHAEELFDDLWTFREQEDKSEEYFLGSIVLIKSDQSMQADVVDGQQRLTTLTILLAAIRDRLKGHPKWGGAFDKYIMEPGDITLDLSPKPRLYLRKKDRSFFGKYIQSPGGIEELEALDVSRYKDSKLNLINNARAFQSRLADIDDELVGQFGQFIVQKCLLVLVTTENFKSAYRIFSVMNDRGLDLAPSDILKASIISSIGEHEREGYTELWEDMEERLGRDSFNDLFAHVRMIFRKEKYRRSVLDEFSDYVVKPTVSGKKLLDNVLLPYADTLEIIINRSFKSESNAQRINELIEWLHYLNNSDWIPVAMEFVRRFDNDTDVLSAHLERLERLGASLFIRGVYATPRINRFGLVLQELEEGKDLLAEGSALDLSLSERKDTLYWLNNHVYRYSGRLRLYITMRLDAFMSDQYVSYRERTKTIEHVLPQNPATDSQWRLDWDDEQRENWVDRIGNLLLLSRKKNSEASNYDFVRKKERYFRSRSGVSSFAISTDVLNHDEWTPATVKGRQKALLKLFEEKWQLGVGLSWEEIENL; from the coding sequence ATGAGCTCTATTAAGGGTGCAGAACTAAAACTACACAAGGTATTCTCCAGTGACTTTCAGTTTGAAATACCAGACTACCAGCGCCCTTATTCATGGCAGATAGAACACGCAGAAGAGCTATTTGATGACCTCTGGACATTTCGTGAGCAGGAAGATAAGAGCGAAGAGTATTTTCTTGGCAGTATCGTGCTAATCAAAAGTGATCAGTCCATGCAAGCTGATGTTGTCGATGGGCAGCAAAGGCTAACGACGTTGACCATTTTGCTGGCGGCTATTCGTGATCGGCTTAAAGGGCATCCGAAGTGGGGCGGTGCATTCGATAAATATATTATGGAGCCAGGTGATATCACGCTGGATCTCTCCCCTAAACCCCGTCTTTATCTTCGCAAGAAAGATCGCAGTTTTTTCGGAAAATATATTCAATCACCTGGGGGAATTGAGGAGCTTGAGGCTCTTGATGTCAGTCGTTACAAAGACTCAAAGCTTAATTTAATTAATAATGCGAGAGCCTTTCAAAGCCGTCTAGCAGATATTGATGACGAGCTGGTGGGGCAGTTTGGACAGTTCATTGTTCAAAAGTGCTTGCTTGTTTTGGTTACTACCGAAAACTTCAAATCGGCATATCGAATTTTTTCGGTAATGAATGACCGCGGTCTAGATCTGGCTCCTTCTGACATTCTCAAAGCTAGTATTATCAGTAGCATTGGAGAGCATGAGCGCGAAGGATATACCGAGCTATGGGAAGACATGGAAGAGCGATTAGGGCGTGATAGCTTTAATGATCTTTTTGCCCATGTCCGGATGATTTTCCGTAAAGAAAAATATCGCCGTTCTGTTTTGGATGAGTTCTCTGACTATGTGGTAAAGCCAACCGTTAGTGGAAAAAAACTGCTTGATAATGTATTGCTCCCTTATGCAGATACACTTGAAATCATCATAAATCGTAGTTTCAAAAGTGAATCAAATGCTCAAAGAATAAATGAATTAATTGAATGGCTACATTACTTGAATAACAGTGACTGGATACCGGTAGCGATGGAGTTTGTTCGTCGTTTCGATAACGACACTGATGTGCTTAGTGCGCATCTTGAAAGGCTAGAGCGCTTAGGGGCTAGCCTATTCATCCGTGGTGTATATGCCACCCCGCGAATCAATCGTTTTGGTTTGGTTTTACAAGAGTTAGAAGAAGGTAAGGATCTCTTGGCTGAGGGCTCGGCACTTGATCTTAGCCTCAGTGAACGTAAAGACACGCTGTACTGGTTGAATAACCATGTTTATCGTTATTCTGGACGGCTACGCCTGTACATCACGATGCGTTTAGATGCTTTTATGTCTGATCAGTATGTTAGCTATCGTGAAAGAACCAAAACGATTGAACATGTGTTACCGCAAAACCCAGCGACTGATTCTCAGTGGCGGCTAGATTGGGATGATGAGCAACGCGAAAATTGGGTAGATCGTATTGGTAACTTGCTGCTCCTTAGTCGTAAGAAAAATTCAGAAGCGTCAAATTACGATTTTGTTAGGAAAAAAGAGCGTTACTTCAGGTCACGTAGTGGCGTTTCAAGCTTTGCGATATCTACGGATGTGCTTAACCATGATGAGTGGACACCGGCTACTGTCAAAGGCCGTCAAAAGGCGTTGTTAAAATTATTTGAAGAAAAATGGCAGTTAGGAGTTGGCTTATCATGGGAAGAGATTGAAAATCTCTAG